The genomic segment GGTGATCAAGACCGTCCATTCGGGCTTGATCGACAACAAGACCGGCAATGAATGGGATTGGGAGCTTCTGCTCGCCGAATCCATCGAACAGACCGACGAGACGACCGTCACCTTCAAGCTCAGGGAAGGGCTGCAATGGTCGAACGGCTATGGCGAGGTCACGGCCGAGGACGTCAAGTATTCCTACGAGCGCTACCGCGACGAAGATCTCGCGGCGCCCAACGCGGTGTCCTGGGCACCGCTCGACCATGTCGAGGTGACCGGCACCTATACCGGCATCATCCACCTGAAAGAATCCTTTTCCGGCCTCTTCAGCTATCTTCTGCCGCGGGATCCCGGCTCGATCATCTGCAAGAAGGCCTGGGAAGAAGCGGGCGGCGCACCCGGGCTCGAAGTGCCCGCCGGCCACGGCCCCTACCAGATCGTCGAATACCGCCCCGGCGACCGCATCATCTTCGAACCGAGCCCCGTCTGGAGCGGCGAAGAGCCCGCGTTCAAGCGCGTCGAGATGCTGCCCATCACCGACACCAAGGCGGCCGAGAACGCCGTGCTTTCCGGGGATCTCGACTGGGCCATCGTCTCGATCAGCGCGGTGCCGTCGATGCAGGAAGGCCTGCCCGACAACCTCGCCCTCGACATCCGCTCGACGCCGAACTTCATCTGGATCGGCTCGAACATGAATAACCCCGATCTAGCCGACGAGCGGGTGCGGAAGGCCATTCACATGGCCATCGACCGCGAAACCGTGCTCGAAGGCGCCTATTTCGGGGTGATGGAGCCCTCCTACGGCGTCGCCGCCAAAGGGGCGCCCGGCTACATGGACAGCCCGCCCGTCGAACGTGACGTCGAGGGGCCAAGGCGCTTCTGGAAGAAGCCGGCGCCACCGGCCTCAGCCTGCGCCTCGACGTGCCGGCAGAGCCCGACAAGGTCACCGCCGCCCAGATCGTGCAGGCCAACCTCGCCGAGGTCGGAATCAACGTCTCGATCAACCAGCACGAGGCCGGCGCCTTCTGGGGCCTGCCCGAAACGCTGGGCCAGGACCTGCAGCTCTTCTTCACCGAGTGGACGCTGGTGCCCCCCGACATGAACTGGGTCACCCAGTGGTGGCTGCCGGAACAGGCGGGCGTCTGGAACTGGCAATATCTCCAGGACGAAGAGATGGAGCGCCTGCACTACGCCTCCGCCGCCGAGATCGACCCCGAGAAACGTGGCGAACTGCTCAAGCAGCTGCAGACCGTCGTCGACGAGTCCTACACCTGCTTCATGCTCGGCCACCTGCCGCGCCCGGTGCTCTACGACAAGACAAAGGTCGTCCCGGCCATGCTTCCGAACGCCGAACCGCGCACGGAAAAGTTCAAGAAAGCATGACACGGCCCCGCTCTTGACAGGGTCGCGCCGCCATCCGTCCGAACCGGGGTGTCCCGGGCCGTATCCCGGCCCGGGCCTCCGGTCCGGCACCGGCCGGCGCGCCCGCTCTCGCCCTGTCCCGCTGATCCGTCTCAAATGGTTTAGGCAATGTTGGCATTCCTGATCCGGCGAACCTTCGTCGCGGCGATCATAATATTCTGCGCGATCACGCTACTCGTGATCATGATCAACTCCGTTCCGGGCGATCCGGCCAGTATCCTTCTCGGGCCCCGCGCCACCCCCGAGATGAAGGAGGTGCTGCGCCGCGAGATGGGGCTCGACGCCTCGATCCCGCAGCAGGTGGTGATCTTCATCTGGAACGTCTTCCAGGGCGATCTCGGCACAGACGTCTTCTCGAAACGCCCCGTGCTCGACGTCGTCATGGATCAGCTTCCCTACACGCTCATCCTGATTTCCGTCTCGATGGCCGGCGCGGCCCTCATCGGCATCCCGCTCGGCTGCTACTCGGCCCTCCACCGCGGAAGCTGGCTCGACAACATCGTTGGCATCCTCTCGGTCAGCGCCATCACCATCCCCGCCTTCGTCATCGCCATCTACTCGGTGCTGATCTTCTCGATCTCGCTCAAGTGGCTGCCCGCCATCGGTGTGGGCGAGCGCGGCGACTTCTTCGATCAGGCCACGCACCTCATCCTGCCGGCCGTCTCCATCGGGCTGAACTGGGTCGGGTATCTCTCCCGCTTCGTCCGCTCCTCGATGCTCGAGGTGCTGGGCGAACAGCATATCCGCACCGCCCGCGCCCACGGCCTGTCGGAAACCAAGGTCGTCTTCCAATACGCCCTGCCGCTCGCCGTACTGCCCACCATCACCATCATCGGCATCGGCATCGGCTACCTGCTCTCGGCGGCGGTCCTGACCGAGATCGTCTTCGCCCGACCCGGCGTCGGCAAGCTGCTCTACGATTCCGTCACCCAGCGCAATTTCCCGGTGGTCATGGGCACCGTCCTGATCACCACGATCCTCTTCGTCGTCACCATGACGCTCGCCGATCTGGTCAACGGCATCATCGACCCCCGCGCAAGGGACCAGGCCTAGACATGGACACCCACGCCACCAGCCCCAGCCCCGTCCGCCGCGCCACCGCCGGCACCCTCACCATCCTCCGCAGGCTCATGCGCACGCCGATGGGCGCGGCCGGGCTCGTCATCGTCGCGGTCGTTCTCTTCGCCGGCATCTTCGGCGACCTGATCGCGCCGCATGACCCCATCGCCCTCAACATCCGCGAACGGCTCACCTCGCCCAGCCTCACCCATATCCTCGGCACCGACCAGCTCGGGCGTGACAACTTCTCCCGCATGCTGAACGGCACGCAGGTCGCGCTCACCGTCGCCTTCATCTCGATCTCGCTGTCACTCGTCACCGGCGTCATCGTCGGGCTTGCGGCGGGCTACGGGCCGCGCTGGCTCGACCAGATCCTGATCGTGCTCTTCGACACCGTGCGCTCCTTCCCGACGCTGATGTTCGGCATCGCCATCGTCGCGCTCATCGGGCCCAGCCTCGAGACGATCATCACCGTGATCGTCATCACCACCTTCCCGATCTACGCCCGCGTCGTGCGCACCCAGACCATCGCCATCAAGAACAACGAATTTTTCCTCGCCGAGCGTTCCATCGGCGTGGGCTCGCTGCGCATCGTCTTCACCCACGTCCTGCCCAACATCCTGGGCCAGCTCCTGATCCTCGCCAGCATGGACGTCCCCGTCGTCATCACCATCGAATCCGGGCTCAGCTTCCTCGGCCTCGGCATCCGACCGCCCGAGGCAAGCTGGGGCACCATGCTGGCCGACGGCTACGCCTATATCCGCAACTCGCCCTGGCCGGTGATCGCCGGCGGCGGGCCCCTCATCATCGCCACCATCGGCTTCACCTTCCTCGGCGAGGCGATGCGCGACATCCTCGACCCCAAGACAAGGACCAATTCCCAATGACCGCTGAAGCAAGCGGATTGCAGGTGCGCGGCCTGACCGTCGATTACCGCTCCGAAGGTGGCCGCATCCATGCCCTGCGCAATGTCGATATCGAGGTGCCCGCCGGCTCGATCGTCGGCGTCGTCGGCGAAAGCGGCTGCGGCAAATCCTCGGTCATCAGCTCGATCATCCGCCAACTGCCCGAAAACGCCGATGTCACCGGCGGCACCATCGGCTTCGGCGGGAACAACCTGCTCGACCTGTCGAAACCCGAGATGCGCCGCATCATGGGCGACCGCATCTCGGTGGTCTTCCAGAATCCGATGACCAGCCTCAACCCGATCCGCTCGATCGGCAAGCAGATGATCGACATCCAGTACCGCTCCGGCCGCTCCAAGGCCGAAAAGCGCAAGGTCGCCATCGACATGCTCAACCGCGTCGGCGTGACCGACCCCGAGGCCCGGCTCGACCAGTATTCCTACCAGTTCTCCGGCGGCATGTGCCAGCGCATCGCCATCGCCATGGCGCTGATGGCCGAACCCAGCCTGCTCATCGCCGACGAACCCACCACCGCGCTCGACGCCACGCTCGAGGTCCAGATCGTCGACCTTCTCAAGAACATGCAGCAGGAGCTCGGCTGCTCCATCCTCTTCGTCTCGCACCACTTGGGCGTCATCGCCGAGCTCTGCGACCATGTCGTCGTGCTCTACGCGGGCGAGGTGGTCGAACAGGGCGCCGTGCGCGACATCTTCCACCGCCCGGCGCACCCCTACACCCGCCGCCTGATGGAATGTGAACCCGGCATGATCGAAACCGTCACCCGCCGCCTGCCCAGCATCGCGGGCGAGGTGCCGGGCCTCGTCAACCTGCCCAAGGGCTGCATCTTCGCCGACCGCTGCACCGAACGCTTCGCCCGCTGCGAGGCCGAGCACCCGGAACTTCAGCAGATCAGCGACAGCCACCGCGTCGCCTGCCACCTCGCAGACGAGAACGGGGGCCGCCCATGAGCACACTTCTCGAAGTCCGCGACCTTCAGGTCGAGTTCCAGATCGGCACCCGCCTCGGCAGGCTCACCGGCGCCGGCGCGCCCAGCCGCATCGCCGCGGTCGCGGGCGTCGACCTCGACCTCGAAGAGGGGCAGACCTACGCGCTGGTCGGCGAAAGCGGCTCCGGCAAATCCACGCTCGCCCGCGCCATCAACGGCCTCGTCGAGGCCGAACCGGGCAGCAGCATCCGCTTCGGCGGCGAGCAGCTGGTCGGCCTGTCGCATGCCGGTTTCCAGAAACACCGCCGCCGCATGGCGATGATGTTCCAGGACCCGATCGGCAGCCTCAGCCCCCGCCTTTCCGTCCGCTCGCTCCTGACCGAACCCTTCAAGGCCCACGGTCTGACCGACCGCGACCTCAACGCCGAGTGCGACAGGCTCCTGCAGATGGTGGGCCTGCCCACCGCCTTCGCCGACCGCTACCCGCACCAGCTCAGCGGCGGGCAGGCCCGGCGCGTCGGCGTTGCCCGCGCCCTCGCGGTCGATCCGAAACTCATCATCGCCGACGAGCCCACCGCCGGGCTCGACGTCTCTGTCCAGGGCGAGGTGCTCAACCTCCTCGACGAGTTCCAGCAGCGCCTCGGCCTGACGATCCTGATCATCACCCACAACCTGCACGTGGTCCGCCACGTCTCGCACCGCACCGCGATCATGTATCTCGGCCGCTTCGTCGAAGAGGGCCCCACTGAAGACATCTTCAGCGACCCCCGCCACCCCTACACCAAGTCGCTCCTCTCGGCCGCGCCGAAGCCCGACCCCGACGCCCGGCACAACCGCGTCGAGCTCAAGGGCGAGGTGCCCAGCCTCAAGAACCGGCCCTCGGGCTGCGAATTCCATCCCCGCTGCCCCTTCGCACAGGAAGACTGCAAGACCATCGCCCCCGACTACACGGTCGAGCCCGGCGGCCACCGCTACACGTGCCTGCACCCTCTCGCCTGAGGGCGGGGCACAGACCCAATAGAAACCGATGACCCAAAGACCGGCCCCGGCCGGCCCCCGCCCCCGGAACAGGACAGGAGACGCGCGATGACCAAGACCAGAACCACCGACTACCTCGTCATCGGCGCAGGCTCCGCAGGCTCGGCCGTCGCCGCCCGCTTGGCCGAGGACGAAAACACCACCGTCACCCTGCTCGAGGCCGGCCCCACCGACCGCCACCCCTACATCATGATGCCCGCCGCCATGGGCTACAATCTCGTCTCCGACCGCCGCAACTGGTTCTACCGCACCCAGCCGGAACCCCATCTCGACAACCGCACCGTGATGCAGGCGCGGGGCAGGGTGCTCGGCGGCTCCTCCTCGATCAACGGCATGAACTGGGTCCGCGGCAACCCGCTCGACTACGACGAATGGGCGAACATGGGCCTGAAAAGCTGGGGCTACGAGTCCGTCCTGCCCTATTTCAAACGCGCCGAAACCTTCGACCGCGGCGGCAACGACTACCGCGGCGACAGCGGCCCCATGCGCGTCCAGTCCTGCGCCGGCAAGAACCCCCTTTACGAGACCTTCCTCGAAGCCGGGCAGGAAATGGGCCTGCCCTATCTCGACGACCACAACGCCTACCGCCAGGAAGGCGTCTTCCACGGCCAGCGCAACGTCCATGACGGCATCCGCTGGAACACCTACCAGGGCTTCGTCCGCTCGCAGGCCGCCAAGCCCAACCTCACCGTCGAGAAGAACGCCCGCGTCCTCAAGATCGAAACCTCCAACAAGCGCGTCGTCCGCATCCAGGCGAAAATCGACGGCATCCGCCAGACCTTCGAGGTCGAGAAGGAAACCATCCTCTGCGCCGGCGCCCTCAACTCGCCCCAGCTGCTCAACCTCTCCGGCATCGGCCATGCCGACGATCTCAAGGCCGCCGACATTCCGCTCACCCACCACCTTCCCGGCGTCGGCCGCAACCTTCAGGATCACCTCTCGATCGACATCCAGTACCACACCACCAAGAACGTCTCGATCGCCCATGATCTCAACCTGCTCGGTCAGGCCAAGGCCGGCCTGCAATGGCTCCTCTTCAAGAAGGGCATCGGCGTGTCGAACTTCTTCGAGGTGGGCGCCTTCATCCGCACCCGCGAGTCCGAGAAGATCGCCAACATGCAGGTCGAATTCATCCCCATGATGGCCGAATTCACCGACGACAACTTCGCCGCCCTCCCGGGCTTCCAGGGCTACCTCACCCTTCAGCGCCCCGGCTCCCGCGGCCGCGTCTGGGTTGATAGCGCCGACCCGATGGCGTCACCGAAATTCCGCTTCAACTACTACGAAGACCCCGACGACCTCGAACAGGCGCTCGAAATGGTGAAGACCATGCGCACCCTCATCAAGCAATCCGCCTGGGACGAGCTGCGCGGCGCCGAGGTCATGCCGGGGCCGGATGTCCAGACCGACGACGAAATCCGCGCCTGGCTGCGCACCATCACCGCCACCAACTACCACCCCTGCGGCACCTGCCGGATGGGGCATGACGACGATGCGGTGGTCGATGAAGAGGGCCGGGTTCACGGTCTCGAGGCGCTGCGCGTCGTCGACGCCTCGATCATGCCCAAGATCGTGACGGGCAACCTCAACTGCCCGACCATCATGATGGCGGAGAAGATCTCCGACAGCATCCGGGGCCGCGCCCCCCTCCCGCCCGAGCCGCAGCCCTATTACACCGCCCACTGAGGGGGCGGTGCGCATGGCTGCCTCACTCCTTGACGTGGGCCTTGATCACGCCTTTCGACAGGTCCGAATAGCCGTATTTCTCGACCGCCTTCAGCATGTCGTGAAACTTGCCCTTCCACACCGGGTCATCCGCATGCGCCGACAGCCCGACAACCTTCTCCGCGTCGATCCAGTAATGCCCCGGCTCCTCCGCGGGCTCCGCCATGCCGGCAAAGCCCTCGTTCTCCATCGGGTCCGCCGGCCCGTGCTCGGCAATCTGGATGTCGAACGCCCGAAAGTTTTCCGCGTCCTCGAGAGTCAGGGATTGGCTCTGACCGCAAAGAAGTATCATGCTTTGTCACCTGTTCGTTTCACCGGTTCAGAATACCACCTGACCCCGCCGCGCACCACAGCACAAAGCCGAAATATCTCAATTACTTGCCTCCAATTTTGCTGGGCCCGCCGATTGCCCGAGAAACCGGCTCCCGGCTCTGCTATCCTGACCGGGGCAGGGCGCCCCGAACCCCGCGTCAGAAGGGCCACGACATGACCGTCACCTTGAACCACACCATCATCCACGCCAGCGATCCGGCCGCCACGGCCGACTACTACACCGAGATCCTCGGCCTGCCGCCGTCCTTCCGCTATGGCCCGTTCATCGTCGTGCAGGTCGGCGAAACCTCCCTCGACTTATCCGCCGCCGAGGGCGACATCGCCTCGCGCCACTTCGCCTTCCTCGTCTCCGAACCCGAATTCGACGAAATCTTCGCCCGCATCACAGGCCGTGGCATCGACCATTGGGCCGACCCCTACCGCCGCCAGCCCGACAAGATCAACACCCGCGACGGCGGCCGCGGGGTCTACTTCCCCGACCCCGATGGCCACCTCCTCGAAATCCTCACCCGACCCTATGGAAGCGGAAGCGCATGACACCCGAAGATTACGCAAAGCTCGACGCCGTCGAAATCGGCACGATGGTCCGCGAGGGCCGCACCAATTGGCAGGCCGTCGCCGAGGCCGCCAGCCACGCCATCGACGCCCTCAACCCCACGCTCAACTTCATGGTCATCGACGACCGCCCCCGCGCGCTGGCCACCGGCCCCGAAGGCCCCGCCACCTCGCCCATCCACGGCGCGCCTTTCCTGCTGAAAGACGCCAACCAGCAGACGGCGCACATGCCCACCACCTACAGCTGCGCCTTCTTCGACGGCGCCGAACCCACCGAGGACGGCACCCTCGTCCGCCGCTGGCGCGACGCCGGGCTCGTCATCCTCGGCAAGACCAACACGCCCGAGTTCGCCGCCGACTCCACCACCGAGCCCACCTTCCGCGGCCCCACCCGCAACCCGTGGAACACCTCCATCACCGTCGGCGGGTCTTCCGGCGGGGCAGGGGCGGCGGTCGCTTCCGGCGCCGTGCCCATCGCCCACGGCACCGATCTCGGCGGCTCGATCCGCATCCCCGCCGCCTGCTGCGGTACCTTCGGCCTGAAACCAAGCGCCGGCCTCAACCCGCTCGGCCCCTCCATCGAGAACATCGCCCTCGGCCTCAACTCCGACCATGTCCTCAGCCGCACCGTCCGCGACAGCGCCGCCGCCCTCGACGCGGGCTGCGGCCCCGAACCCGGCCAACGCTACCCGGTCCGCCCCTCCGTCGCCTCCTACCTCGCCGCACTCGAGGAAGAACCCGGCCCGCTCCGCATCGGTATGGCGCTCGAAGAACCCAATGCCGGCGCCGTCGACCCCGAAATGGCCGCCGCCACCGAACGCATGGCCCGCCTGCTCGAAGACATGGGCCACACCATCGCGCCCTTCACCTTCCCGGCCATCGCCGCCGACACCGACTGGTACGACCTTCTTTGGTTCTTCGACGTCTCCACCGAAATCCGCGCCCGCACCCACCAACTCGGCCGCGCCCCCCGGCCCGACGAGCTCGAAGCCATGACCCGCCACATCCTCGACCGCACGTCGACCTGCACCGGGCAGGAGCTCTACGACGCCCAACGCGCCCTCCACGCCCACGCCGTCATGCTCGACCGCGCGCAGGAGGGGTTCGACCTCATCCTCACCCCCGCGCTCGGCTCCGACCCGGTGCCCATCGGCCTGCTCGACAGCCGCACCGAGGCCTTCAACTACGACCAGTGGATGACCGACACCCTGCGCATGGTCCCCTTCGCGATCCAGTTCAACATAACCGGCCAACCGGCCGCCTCGCTCCCGGTCGAAATCTCGAAGGCGGGCCTGCCCCTCGGCATCCAGCTCGCCGCCCCGAAAGGCCGCGACGACCTGCTCCTGTCGCTCGCCCACCGGATCGAGGCCCGCACCGGATGGCGTGACAGCCACCCGCCGCACTGGGCCGGAACGCTCTGAGCCTCCGCCGCAAGGGTAAAGATATCGCCACCCCCACCGCCCGGCCCGTTAAAGGGCCGAATGGCGGTGCGGGGCACCGACGCAATACCGACAAAATACCGACGTTATAC from the Roseovarius indicus genome contains:
- a CDS encoding ABC transporter ATP-binding protein — its product is MSTLLEVRDLQVEFQIGTRLGRLTGAGAPSRIAAVAGVDLDLEEGQTYALVGESGSGKSTLARAINGLVEAEPGSSIRFGGEQLVGLSHAGFQKHRRRMAMMFQDPIGSLSPRLSVRSLLTEPFKAHGLTDRDLNAECDRLLQMVGLPTAFADRYPHQLSGGQARRVGVARALAVDPKLIIADEPTAGLDVSVQGEVLNLLDEFQQRLGLTILIITHNLHVVRHVSHRTAIMYLGRFVEEGPTEDIFSDPRHPYTKSLLSAAPKPDPDARHNRVELKGEVPSLKNRPSGCEFHPRCPFAQEDCKTIAPDYTVEPGGHRYTCLHPLA
- a CDS encoding VOC family protein, translating into MTVTLNHTIIHASDPAATADYYTEILGLPPSFRYGPFIVVQVGETSLDLSAAEGDIASRHFAFLVSEPEFDEIFARITGRGIDHWADPYRRQPDKINTRDGGRGVYFPDPDGHLLEILTRPYGSGSA
- a CDS encoding ABC transporter ATP-binding protein, encoding MTAEASGLQVRGLTVDYRSEGGRIHALRNVDIEVPAGSIVGVVGESGCGKSSVISSIIRQLPENADVTGGTIGFGGNNLLDLSKPEMRRIMGDRISVVFQNPMTSLNPIRSIGKQMIDIQYRSGRSKAEKRKVAIDMLNRVGVTDPEARLDQYSYQFSGGMCQRIAIAMALMAEPSLLIADEPTTALDATLEVQIVDLLKNMQQELGCSILFVSHHLGVIAELCDHVVVLYAGEVVEQGAVRDIFHRPAHPYTRRLMECEPGMIETVTRRLPSIAGEVPGLVNLPKGCIFADRCTERFARCEAEHPELQQISDSHRVACHLADENGGRP
- a CDS encoding choline dehydrogenase: MTKTRTTDYLVIGAGSAGSAVAARLAEDENTTVTLLEAGPTDRHPYIMMPAAMGYNLVSDRRNWFYRTQPEPHLDNRTVMQARGRVLGGSSSINGMNWVRGNPLDYDEWANMGLKSWGYESVLPYFKRAETFDRGGNDYRGDSGPMRVQSCAGKNPLYETFLEAGQEMGLPYLDDHNAYRQEGVFHGQRNVHDGIRWNTYQGFVRSQAAKPNLTVEKNARVLKIETSNKRVVRIQAKIDGIRQTFEVEKETILCAGALNSPQLLNLSGIGHADDLKAADIPLTHHLPGVGRNLQDHLSIDIQYHTTKNVSIAHDLNLLGQAKAGLQWLLFKKGIGVSNFFEVGAFIRTRESEKIANMQVEFIPMMAEFTDDNFAALPGFQGYLTLQRPGSRGRVWVDSADPMASPKFRFNYYEDPDDLEQALEMVKTMRTLIKQSAWDELRGAEVMPGPDVQTDDEIRAWLRTITATNYHPCGTCRMGHDDDAVVDEEGRVHGLEALRVVDASIMPKIVTGNLNCPTIMMAEKISDSIRGRAPLPPEPQPYYTAH
- a CDS encoding ABC transporter permease, with amino-acid sequence MDTHATSPSPVRRATAGTLTILRRLMRTPMGAAGLVIVAVVLFAGIFGDLIAPHDPIALNIRERLTSPSLTHILGTDQLGRDNFSRMLNGTQVALTVAFISISLSLVTGVIVGLAAGYGPRWLDQILIVLFDTVRSFPTLMFGIAIVALIGPSLETIITVIVITTFPIYARVVRTQTIAIKNNEFFLAERSIGVGSLRIVFTHVLPNILGQLLILASMDVPVVITIESGLSFLGLGIRPPEASWGTMLADGYAYIRNSPWPVIAGGGPLIIATIGFTFLGEAMRDILDPKTRTNSQ
- a CDS encoding amidase → MTPEDYAKLDAVEIGTMVREGRTNWQAVAEAASHAIDALNPTLNFMVIDDRPRALATGPEGPATSPIHGAPFLLKDANQQTAHMPTTYSCAFFDGAEPTEDGTLVRRWRDAGLVILGKTNTPEFAADSTTEPTFRGPTRNPWNTSITVGGSSGGAGAAVASGAVPIAHGTDLGGSIRIPAACCGTFGLKPSAGLNPLGPSIENIALGLNSDHVLSRTVRDSAAALDAGCGPEPGQRYPVRPSVASYLAALEEEPGPLRIGMALEEPNAGAVDPEMAAATERMARLLEDMGHTIAPFTFPAIAADTDWYDLLWFFDVSTEIRARTHQLGRAPRPDELEAMTRHILDRTSTCTGQELYDAQRALHAHAVMLDRAQEGFDLILTPALGSDPVPIGLLDSRTEAFNYDQWMTDTLRMVPFAIQFNITGQPAASLPVEISKAGLPLGIQLAAPKGRDDLLLSLAHRIEARTGWRDSHPPHWAGTL
- a CDS encoding ABC transporter permease, whose amino-acid sequence is MLAFLIRRTFVAAIIIFCAITLLVIMINSVPGDPASILLGPRATPEMKEVLRREMGLDASIPQQVVIFIWNVFQGDLGTDVFSKRPVLDVVMDQLPYTLILISVSMAGAALIGIPLGCYSALHRGSWLDNIVGILSVSAITIPAFVIAIYSVLIFSISLKWLPAIGVGERGDFFDQATHLILPAVSIGLNWVGYLSRFVRSSMLEVLGEQHIRTARAHGLSETKVVFQYALPLAVLPTITIIGIGIGYLLSAAVLTEIVFARPGVGKLLYDSVTQRNFPVVMGTVLITTILFVVTMTLADLVNGIIDPRARDQA